A single genomic interval of Fructobacillus americanaquae harbors:
- a CDS encoding IreB family regulatory phosphoprotein: MSVNDETAIFDFGNQAPKDIHETMVLVYAALEEKGYNPINQIVGYLMSGDPAYIPRLHDARNLIKRHERDEIIEELVHAYLNK, from the coding sequence ATGAGTGTGAACGATGAGACTGCGATTTTTGACTTCGGTAACCAGGCACCAAAAGATATCCATGAAACGATGGTGTTGGTTTATGCCGCTTTGGAAGAAAAGGGTTACAATCCAATCAATCAGATCGTTGGGTATTTAATGTCTGGCGACCCAGCTTATATCCCCCGACTCCATGACGCGCGTAATTTAATTAAGCGCCACGAGCGCGATGAAATCATCGAGGAGCTCGTACACGCCTATTTAAATAAGTAA
- the ruvX gene encoding Holliday junction resolvase RuvX, translated as MRILGLDVGSKTVGVAVSDPMGWTAQGVEIIRINEDEKVFGLDRLGEILQETGAKGVVLGLPKNMNNTEGPRAQAARSYAKMVEDRFSLPTDFQDERLTTVQAERMLIEEADVSRKKRKKVIDKIAAEFILQNYLDANGKLTK; from the coding sequence ATGCGGATACTAGGACTTGATGTAGGCTCAAAAACAGTTGGTGTGGCCGTTTCGGACCCAATGGGATGGACGGCCCAAGGGGTGGAAATCATCCGAATCAACGAGGACGAAAAAGTCTTTGGCTTAGACCGTTTGGGTGAAATTCTCCAAGAAACAGGCGCAAAAGGCGTCGTTTTAGGTCTGCCTAAGAATATGAATAATACCGAGGGCCCTCGTGCCCAAGCAGCGCGATCGTATGCTAAGATGGTGGAAGACCGTTTTAGTTTGCCCACTGATTTTCAAGATGAACGACTGACGACGGTTCAGGCTGAACGAATGCTAATCGAAGAGGCGGACGTTTCTCGTAAGAAGCGTAAAAAGGTCATCGACAAGATTGCCGCAGAATTCATTTTGCAAAATTATTTGGACGCTAACGGCAAGTTGACCAAGTAA
- a CDS encoding DUF1292 domain-containing protein produces MAKQNPEIDKITLIDENGDETLYEVLFTFHSEEFDRSYILLVPDGVEEDEEVDVQAYIFNPAEDGEATEEDLLPIEDDAEWNMVEEVLNTFLDDDSNFN; encoded by the coding sequence ATGGCTAAGCAAAACCCAGAAATTGACAAGATTACTCTGATTGATGAGAATGGTGACGAAACTCTATACGAAGTTTTGTTTACTTTCCATTCAGAGGAATTTGATCGTTCATACATCTTGCTCGTTCCAGACGGCGTTGAGGAAGATGAAGAGGTTGATGTACAAGCATACATTTTCAACCCGGCCGAGGATGGTGAAGCAACGGAAGAAGATTTGCTGCCAATTGAAGATGATGCAGAATGGAACATGGTTGAGGAAGTGTTGAACACTTTCTTGGATGATGATTCAAACTTTAATTAA
- a CDS encoding aspartate carbamoyltransferase catalytic subunit, translating into MTNWNNCLDLADLSAAQLQEVLDLAQDYQAGKKAPALKRPVYGVNLFFENSTRTKSSFQMAEKKLGIDLIEVNPATSSVQKGETLSDTLRTLEAIGVDFAVIRHGQTGWYEELMENPYVTLGLFNAGDGAGVHPSQTLLDLLTIENEFGRIDGLKVGIIGDLAHSRVAKSDAKILKSLGATLYFGGPESWYSRDFDDLGTFGTLAEILPELDVVMMLRVQLERFDEANRDAFTAVDYYQKFGLTKKRAKLLPKQSIIMHPAPVNRNVEIASELVDGDKSRIFTQMGNGVFARMAMMTKVLQARGLMEVDK; encoded by the coding sequence ATGACGAATTGGAACAACTGCCTAGACCTAGCAGATTTATCAGCAGCGCAATTACAAGAAGTTTTGGACTTAGCCCAAGACTATCAGGCAGGGAAAAAAGCACCAGCGTTGAAGCGTCCGGTATACGGTGTGAACCTCTTTTTTGAGAATTCCACCCGAACCAAGTCATCTTTTCAGATGGCGGAGAAGAAGTTAGGTATTGACCTCATTGAGGTTAATCCGGCAACGTCTTCTGTTCAAAAGGGCGAAACGCTGTCGGATACGCTGCGCACACTGGAAGCAATCGGCGTTGACTTTGCCGTTATTCGCCACGGCCAAACCGGTTGGTACGAAGAATTGATGGAAAATCCTTATGTAACACTGGGGTTATTCAACGCTGGCGATGGCGCTGGAGTCCATCCATCACAAACACTCTTAGATCTATTAACGATTGAAAATGAATTTGGTCGAATTGATGGCCTAAAGGTTGGTATTATTGGTGATTTGGCTCACTCACGAGTGGCAAAATCAGACGCTAAAATCTTAAAGTCGTTGGGGGCAACACTTTACTTTGGTGGACCTGAGTCCTGGTACAGTCGGGACTTTGATGATTTGGGCACATTTGGCACGCTGGCAGAAATTTTACCGGAATTAGATGTGGTGATGATGCTCCGGGTGCAATTAGAGCGCTTCGATGAGGCTAACCGTGATGCCTTCACGGCCGTTGATTATTATCAAAAGTTTGGCTTAACAAAAAAACGAGCTAAGCTTTTGCCAAAACAAAGCATTATCATGCATCCAGCCCCAGTTAACCGCAATGTTGAAATTGCCAGTGAATTGGTGGATGGCGACAAATCACGGATCTTTACTCAAATGGGCAACGGGGTTTTTGCCCGGATGGCGATGATGACCAAGGTCCTACAGGCACGCGGCTTAATGGAGGTTGACAAATGA
- a CDS encoding dihydroorotase codes for MRVLIKHVAINKRCLDILIVDGKIAKIARGIEVPADEEINAHGATAIPGLIDVHVHFREPGLTYKETIETGSHAAAHGGFTTVMTMPNVKPVVDTAEKVRHQVLLNQESSLVKIGQFGALSADLVGVGAADLQKMADAGAMAFSNDGHGVQDAQTMLEAMKAARQADRVISAHLEDDSLIQGGVMNAGPQAKRLDLPGMTGLSESTQLARDLVMAQATGVKYHIAHISTKESVAQVRLAKQMGLAVTAEVSPHHLFLDDSMIETDDPMFKMNPPLRSRADRLALIAGLLDGTIDMIATDHAPHSAEEKSGSMNDCSFGIVGLETALPLVYTRFVKSGLVDLDTVLDWMVRRPKQVFNLVSAGELRVGDAADIALVDFIHPYKINPAEFESKGKNTPFTGQEVYGKVLKTLVDGHLVYQAKKE; via the coding sequence ATGAGAGTATTAATCAAGCATGTAGCAATTAACAAGCGCTGCCTGGACATCTTAATTGTGGATGGCAAGATTGCAAAAATTGCCCGTGGAATTGAGGTTCCAGCTGACGAAGAAATTAACGCCCATGGTGCCACGGCCATTCCTGGTTTGATTGATGTTCACGTCCACTTCCGCGAGCCAGGACTAACTTACAAGGAAACCATTGAAACCGGCTCTCATGCAGCCGCTCACGGGGGGTTCACAACGGTGATGACCATGCCAAATGTCAAGCCGGTCGTTGATACTGCCGAAAAGGTTCGTCACCAGGTTTTGCTCAATCAGGAAAGTAGCCTGGTGAAGATTGGCCAATTTGGTGCACTATCGGCTGACCTGGTTGGCGTTGGCGCAGCTGATTTACAAAAAATGGCTGATGCCGGTGCCATGGCCTTCTCCAATGATGGTCATGGAGTGCAGGATGCACAGACGATGCTGGAAGCCATGAAAGCGGCTCGGCAGGCTGACCGCGTAATTTCGGCTCACTTGGAAGATGATTCCTTAATCCAAGGGGGGGTGATGAATGCTGGACCGCAAGCCAAACGATTGGACTTGCCCGGGATGACAGGTTTATCTGAATCAACTCAATTAGCTCGTGACCTGGTGATGGCACAAGCAACCGGGGTGAAGTACCACATCGCCCATATCTCAACCAAGGAATCTGTTGCTCAGGTTCGTTTGGCCAAGCAAATGGGCCTGGCCGTCACAGCGGAAGTATCACCACACCACTTGTTCTTAGATGACAGCATGATTGAAACCGATGACCCAATGTTCAAAATGAACCCGCCATTGCGGTCAAGAGCAGACCGATTGGCCCTAATCGCTGGACTTTTGGACGGGACGATTGACATGATTGCGACCGACCATGCGCCACATAGCGCAGAGGAAAAATCGGGTTCCATGAACGATTGCTCATTTGGCATTGTCGGATTAGAAACGGCTTTGCCGCTAGTTTATACCCGCTTTGTTAAAAGTGGCTTAGTCGACCTGGATACTGTCCTTGATTGGATGGTTCGACGACCAAAGCAAGTCTTTAACCTCGTATCGGCGGGTGAATTACGGGTTGGGGATGCAGCCGATATTGCGCTGGTTGATTTCATTCACCCATACAAGATTAACCCAGCAGAATTTGAATCAAAGGGAAAGAATACCCCATTTACTGGTCAAGAGGTTTATGGCAAGGTCTTAAAGACCTTGGTTGACGGCCACTTGGTCTATCAAGCAAAGAAGGAGTAA
- a CDS encoding carbamoyl phosphate synthase small subunit, with translation MQGYLVLKNGSVYAGERFGSEKDLLTEVVFSTGMTGYQETMTDPSYFGQTMVFTYPLIGNYGINLDDNEGTGSKPAVDAIIVKDLARRPANFRSVMTLADFAKEEDLPGLTGVDTRKLAKEIRDHGSMPAVLVSELNQEKIDALFAQDYPSLLLARAKKEEEIETFVGEVGGPKIALLDFGLKGSIVKALQKRGATVTVFPGTTPASVIEASKPDGILLSNGPGDPTQYGYATKTILTLQNHYPIMGICLGHQLFAIANGAKTYKMKFGYRGFNHAVTDVDHKRKYFTSQNHGYAVDRASLAGTNLEVTHEEINAETVEGVRLKDKEAFSVQFHPDASPGPHDAEYIFDNFINKLTDKKGA, from the coding sequence ATGCAAGGATATTTAGTATTGAAAAATGGATCAGTTTATGCCGGTGAGCGTTTTGGCTCCGAAAAAGATCTGCTAACAGAAGTAGTCTTTTCAACCGGAATGACTGGCTACCAAGAAACGATGACCGATCCCTCATATTTTGGACAAACAATGGTCTTTACCTACCCTTTGATTGGTAATTATGGCATTAACTTGGACGATAACGAAGGGACAGGCAGCAAGCCCGCAGTTGATGCCATTATCGTCAAGGACCTGGCCCGCCGTCCTGCTAACTTTCGTTCTGTGATGACCCTTGCTGATTTTGCCAAGGAAGAAGATTTGCCAGGGTTGACAGGCGTTGACACACGGAAATTAGCCAAGGAAATCCGTGACCATGGCTCCATGCCCGCCGTCTTGGTTTCTGAATTAAATCAGGAAAAGATTGATGCCCTTTTTGCTCAAGATTATCCATCATTGTTGTTGGCCCGGGCAAAGAAGGAAGAGGAAATCGAGACCTTCGTTGGTGAAGTGGGTGGTCCAAAGATTGCTCTGTTGGACTTTGGCTTGAAGGGGTCAATCGTCAAGGCGCTGCAAAAGCGTGGTGCAACCGTAACAGTTTTCCCTGGCACAACGCCAGCGTCTGTTATTGAGGCCAGCAAGCCTGACGGGATCTTACTATCAAATGGACCTGGCGACCCCACTCAGTATGGTTATGCAACGAAGACTATCCTTACATTGCAAAATCATTACCCAATCATGGGTATTTGTTTAGGACACCAACTCTTTGCCATTGCCAACGGTGCTAAGACTTACAAGATGAAGTTTGGCTACCGTGGCTTTAACCACGCCGTGACGGATGTCGATCACAAGCGGAAATACTTCACCTCACAAAACCATGGTTATGCCGTGGACCGGGCTTCATTGGCCGGGACGAATTTAGAAGTAACCCACGAAGAAATTAATGCTGAAACGGTTGAAGGCGTTCGGTTGAAAGATAAGGAAGCATTTTCAGTCCAATTTCATCCGGATGCTTCGCCAGGACCACACGACGCCGAATATATCTTTGACAACTTCATTAACAAGTTGACGGACAAGAAGGGAGCCTAA